A genome region from Triticum aestivum cultivar Chinese Spring chromosome 2B, IWGSC CS RefSeq v2.1, whole genome shotgun sequence includes the following:
- the LOC123043334 gene encoding peptidyl-prolyl cis-trans isomerase FKBP19, chloroplastic has product MPHCKTAEFLVAATSYPTTTVLWLPASVPMSSPACRPGLPAPRRQATLLPRPAAPPSVSKRAVHRTRPAHSTFEFSSSPGRRRRARVISSCHGGMLERRRLLLIPAISLTIGSLQYSLEKGAAKAEFTDMPALRGKDYGKTKMSYPDYTETESGLQYKDLRVGEGPSPKKGETVVIDWDGYTIGYYGRIFEARNKTKGGSFEGGDKEFFKFKFGSGQVIPAFEEAMTGMRPGGVRRIIVSPDIGYPDNDLNKLGPKPTTFSGQRALDFVLRNQGLIDKTLLFDIELIRIIPSQ; this is encoded by the exons ATGCCACACTGCAAAACTGCAGAGTTTCTTGTAGCTGCAACCTCTTATCCCACCACGACCGTTCTGTGGCTCCCCGCGTCCGTCCCCATGTCATCCCCGGCGTGCCGTCCCGGCCTCCCGGCGCCTCGCCGGCAGGCGACGCTCCTCCCCCGCCCAGCCGCTCCGCCGTCCGTCTCGAAGCGGGCTGTTCATCGGACAAGACCTGCTCACTCCACCTTCGagttctcctcctctcctggccgccgccgccgtgctcggGTCATCTCTTCTTGCCACG GTGGTATGCTAGAAAGAAGGAGACTACTGTTGATTCCTGCAATTAGTCTCACCATTGGCTCCCTTCAGTACAGTCTGGAGAAGGGAGCAGCAAAAGCTGAATTTACTGACA TGCCAGCGCTTCGTGGGAAGGATTATGGGAAGACGAAAATGAGTTACCCAGATTACACTGAAACAGAATCAGGCCTCCAATACAAG GACTTGCGGGTTGGAGAGGGCCCATCCCCAAAGAAGGGAGAGACAGTAGTG ATTGATTGGGATGGGTACACAATTGGATACTACGGGCGCATTTTTGAAGCTCGAAACAAGACCAAAGGTGGTTCGTTTGAG GGTGGTGATAAAGAATTCTTCAAGTTCAAGTTTGGATCAGGACAG GTAATACCAGCCTTTGAGGAGGCTATGACAGGCATGCGGCCAGGTGGAGTTAGAAG GATAATAGTATCACCGGATATTGGATACCCAGATAATGACTTGAACAAGTTAGGCCCAAAACCAACAACATTTTCG GGACAAAGAGCTCTAGATTTCGTTCTAAGGAATCAAGGATTAATAGATAAAACTCTCCTGTTTGACATTGAGCTTATCAGAATAATTCCAAGTCAATAG